Within Campylobacter hyointestinalis subsp. lawsonii, the genomic segment AAGGGGTCGTAGTAAGGGTCGCCCTGTTGTCGGTATAGAATTTAGATTCTTACCGCAAACCGAAAATCAGCACAAATTAGAACAAGTAAGAACGAGCTTAAAGAATTTAGAGCAAATAGAACGCCAAAAACAAGCCATGAATCAGCTAAAAACCACAAAAATAAATCCGATCACAGGACAAGAAGTGAGCATTTTAAACGGCTATATTTCGCAATATGTATCTGTCATAGATTTAAAAACCCAACTTTACAACCGACTAAAAATTCGTAATCTAAAAGAAGATTGCGGAAAAATTATAGCAGAGTTATATAATGCTGATGATGATTATTTAAACGAGATGAAATTTGAAAGCTTCGAGCATTTTAAGAATTTTTTTGAAAAATATAGGGCTTGACTTATATGAAAAATATAATTATAATATAATTATGGAGTAAATATGACTTATGAATGGGACGAAGTAAAAGCACAATTAAATATCGCCAAACATGGAGTAAGCTTTGATGAAGCAACAACTGTTTTTTGTGATGATTATGGTATTATCGTTTTTGATGAAGAACATTCAGACGATGAAGAGAGATTTTACTTGTTGGGAATGAGCGAAAAAAACAGGAT encodes:
- a CDS encoding BrnT family toxin codes for the protein MTYEWDEVKAQLNIAKHGVSFDEATTVFCDDYGIIVFDEEHSDDEERFYLLGMSEKNRILIVVHCYKDGDTIRIISARKATSREKTQYKEQL